Proteins from one Catenuloplanes atrovinosus genomic window:
- a CDS encoding ABC transporter substrate-binding protein, translated as MTYLTAFNTFGREAYAYVAKEKGFFAEQGLDVDIQVGTGSGENMAALASGAAQFAPVDSTGYMLTKAKGDIAGITAIAAVQQRSMVGIMTLNDTGITTPKDLEGKKLGDQAGATTTILFPLYAKLAGFDHTKVEIIPTGAGDLGPALGQKKVDAIGQFVVGQPLIEKAAGGGTRKAVSLAFSDVITDLYGHFLLTSDKIATEQPEMAQKFATALLKGMDYAINNPQESAEILAKAVPETDVEVAAAEMVIMKTYTVGDAPKLGIVDQERVAKVIAILEGAEAIPAGKTPAEFVKIDIAPKA; from the coding sequence GTGACGTATCTAACAGCGTTCAACACGTTCGGCCGCGAGGCCTACGCGTACGTCGCGAAGGAGAAGGGCTTCTTCGCGGAGCAGGGCCTGGACGTCGACATCCAGGTCGGCACCGGCTCCGGTGAGAACATGGCCGCGCTGGCCTCCGGCGCCGCCCAGTTCGCGCCGGTGGACTCGACCGGTTACATGCTGACCAAGGCGAAGGGCGACATCGCCGGCATCACCGCGATCGCCGCGGTCCAGCAGCGGTCGATGGTCGGCATCATGACCCTCAACGACACCGGCATCACCACGCCGAAGGACCTCGAGGGCAAGAAGCTCGGCGACCAGGCCGGCGCCACCACCACGATCCTCTTCCCGCTGTACGCGAAGCTCGCGGGCTTCGACCACACGAAGGTGGAGATCATTCCGACCGGCGCGGGCGACCTCGGCCCGGCGCTCGGCCAGAAGAAGGTCGACGCGATCGGCCAGTTCGTGGTGGGCCAGCCGCTGATCGAGAAGGCGGCCGGCGGCGGTACCCGCAAGGCGGTCTCGCTCGCGTTCTCCGACGTGATCACCGACCTCTACGGTCACTTCCTGCTCACCTCGGACAAGATCGCGACCGAGCAGCCGGAGATGGCGCAGAAGTTCGCGACCGCGCTGCTCAAGGGCATGGACTACGCGATCAACAACCCGCAGGAGTCCGCCGAGATCCTCGCCAAGGCGGTCCCCGAGACCGACGTCGAGGTCGCGGCCGCCGAGATGGTCATCATGAAGACCTACACCGTCGGTGACGCCCCGAAGCTGGGCATCGTCGACCAGGAGCGGGTGGCGAAGGTCATCGCGATCCTGGAGGGTGCCGAGGCGATCCCCGCCGGCAAGACCCCGGCGGAGTTCGTGAAGATCGATATCGCGCCCAAGGCCTGA
- a CDS encoding ABC transporter permease, whose translation MTTQAAGRVKRPQIGGVLLPLAALALLVVAWYGAVRIWDVPKAVVPSPELAIEQIAKRADYLIDQSLFTLFEVWLGFGIAIVVGVALALSLSASRMLDQAFSPILVGFNAVPKIAIGPMLVMWFGFGYEPKVLVVVLLSFFPVVLSTMAGLKSVPADLIELTQSMDASRVKTFLKVRVPWALPQFFTGLKLGISLAFVGAVVGEFIGGGRDGIGYVISAARTQLNTPLAFAAIFMLALMSVLSYYLIVWLERVLLPWARETSR comes from the coding sequence ATGACCACGCAGGCCGCGGGGCGTGTCAAACGCCCGCAGATCGGCGGCGTGCTTCTGCCGCTGGCCGCTCTCGCGTTGCTCGTCGTCGCCTGGTACGGCGCGGTACGCATCTGGGACGTGCCGAAAGCGGTGGTTCCGTCGCCGGAACTGGCCATCGAGCAGATCGCCAAGCGTGCCGACTACCTGATCGACCAGTCGCTGTTCACGCTGTTCGAGGTATGGCTGGGCTTCGGCATCGCCATCGTGGTCGGGGTGGCGCTGGCGCTGTCGCTGTCCGCCTCGCGCATGCTGGACCAGGCGTTCTCGCCCATCCTGGTCGGCTTCAACGCGGTCCCGAAGATCGCCATCGGACCGATGCTGGTGATGTGGTTCGGCTTCGGCTACGAGCCGAAGGTGCTGGTGGTGGTGCTGCTCTCGTTCTTCCCCGTGGTGCTGTCCACGATGGCCGGCCTCAAGTCGGTGCCGGCCGACCTGATCGAGCTGACCCAGTCGATGGACGCGTCCCGGGTCAAGACGTTCCTCAAGGTCCGCGTGCCGTGGGCGCTGCCGCAGTTCTTCACCGGCCTCAAGCTGGGCATCTCGCTGGCCTTCGTCGGCGCGGTGGTGGGCGAGTTCATCGGCGGCGGCCGGGACGGCATCGGCTACGTGATCTCGGCGGCGCGGACCCAGCTCAACACGCCGCTGGCGTTCGCCGCGATCTTCATGCTGGCGCTGATGAGCGTGCTGTCGTACTACCTGATCGTCTGGCTGGAGCGGGTGCTGCTGCCGTGGGCGCGGGAGACCTCCCGCTAG
- a CDS encoding LLM class F420-dependent oxidoreductase has translation MRVCVFTEPHRGATFDEMLRAAQHAEAAGFDGFFRADHFMPVHRSDGFPGPTDAWVTLGAIARETSTIRLGTLLSSATFRHPAITAITVAQVDEMSNGRIDFGLGAGWLGAEHTALGIPFFTPRERFERLDEQLQIISGLWATPRGERYSFNGKHFTLVDALALPKPVQTPGPPIIVGGRGPKSTPRLAARYADEYNVPPSPVKKCAEQYELVREASEKYGRTKAPLVFSASIAVACGRADAEIGKRLALLEEPSILPPEPVVAGTPAQVVEELARYAEAGATKLYVRLRDQSDLDLLDLLAAEVIPHLP, from the coding sequence ATGCGAGTCTGCGTGTTCACCGAGCCGCACCGCGGCGCCACATTCGACGAGATGCTGCGGGCCGCGCAGCACGCCGAGGCGGCCGGTTTCGACGGCTTCTTCCGCGCGGATCACTTCATGCCGGTGCACAGGTCGGACGGCTTTCCCGGCCCGACCGACGCGTGGGTGACGCTCGGCGCGATCGCCCGGGAGACCAGCACGATCAGGCTCGGCACGCTGCTCAGTTCGGCCACTTTCCGTCACCCCGCGATTACGGCGATTACGGTGGCGCAGGTCGACGAGATGAGCAACGGACGCATCGACTTCGGTCTCGGTGCCGGCTGGCTCGGCGCCGAACACACTGCGCTCGGTATTCCTTTCTTCACGCCGCGTGAACGATTCGAGCGCCTCGACGAACAGCTCCAGATCATCAGCGGCCTGTGGGCCACCCCGCGCGGCGAACGCTATTCCTTTAACGGCAAGCATTTCACGCTCGTCGACGCGCTCGCGCTGCCGAAGCCGGTGCAGACGCCCGGCCCCCCGATCATCGTCGGCGGACGCGGCCCGAAGAGCACGCCGCGACTGGCCGCGCGTTACGCGGACGAGTACAACGTGCCGCCGTCGCCGGTCAAGAAGTGCGCCGAGCAGTACGAACTGGTCCGTGAGGCGAGCGAGAAGTACGGCCGGACCAAGGCGCCACTGGTCTTCTCCGCGAGCATCGCCGTCGCGTGTGGACGGGCCGACGCGGAGATCGGCAAGCGGCTCGCACTGCTGGAGGAGCCGTCGATCCTCCCGCCCGAGCCGGTCGTCGCCGGCACGCCCGCGCAGGTGGTCGAGGAGCTGGCCAGGTACGCCGAGGCCGGGGCCACGAAGCTCTACGTGCGACTGCGCGACCAGTCCGACCTGGACCTGCTCGACCTGCTCGCCGCCGAGGTCATTCCACACCTTCCGTAA
- a CDS encoding ABC transporter ATP-binding protein yields the protein MIQLNNVSRTFHGRRGTVEALRGIDLHIREGEFVAVVGRSGCGKSTLLRLIAGLIPVTEGNIVVGGTAVTKARRETAMQFQRPALLPWRTVLGNVLFPVEIFGWKKRQHVERARQLLATVGLAGFEDRMPHELSGGMQQRVSLCRSLIQSPKVMLMDEPFSALDALTREEMSVELQRIHMEERTTTVFVTHSIDEAVLLADRVVVLSPRPGRIKEIVEVDVPRPRSLGHSEHLETLARHQARLHELLMHKDEAVAA from the coding sequence ATGATCCAGCTCAACAACGTCTCCCGGACGTTCCACGGACGCCGCGGCACCGTGGAGGCGCTGCGGGGCATCGACCTGCACATCCGCGAGGGCGAGTTCGTCGCCGTCGTGGGCCGCTCCGGTTGCGGCAAGTCCACTCTGCTGCGCCTGATCGCCGGGCTGATCCCGGTGACCGAGGGCAACATCGTGGTCGGCGGCACCGCGGTCACCAAGGCCCGGCGCGAGACCGCCATGCAGTTCCAGCGCCCGGCGCTGTTGCCCTGGCGGACCGTGCTCGGCAACGTGCTCTTCCCGGTGGAGATCTTCGGCTGGAAGAAGCGCCAGCACGTCGAGCGCGCGCGCCAACTGCTGGCCACGGTCGGCCTGGCCGGTTTCGAGGACCGCATGCCGCACGAGCTGTCCGGCGGCATGCAGCAGCGCGTCTCGCTGTGCCGGTCGCTGATCCAGTCGCCCAAGGTCATGCTGATGGACGAGCCGTTCTCCGCGCTCGACGCGCTCACCCGCGAGGAGATGAGCGTCGAGCTGCAGCGCATCCACATGGAGGAGCGGACCACCACGGTCTTCGTCACCCACTCGATCGACGAGGCGGTGCTGCTGGCCGACCGGGTGGTCGTGCTCAGCCCGCGGCCCGGCCGGATCAAGGAGATCGTCGAGGTCGACGTGCCCCGTCCGCGTTCGCTCGGCCACAGCGAGCACCTGGAGACGCTGGCGCGCCACCAGGCCCGCCTGCACGAGCTGCTGATGCACAAGGACGAGGCGGTCGCCGCCTGA